From Caminibacter mediatlanticus TB-2, the proteins below share one genomic window:
- a CDS encoding 4Fe-4S binding protein translates to MIKMFIESFKNMFQKPDTIKYPFEPSPPPKGRYRGTILYEESLCIFCDKCENVCPPGAILFEIVDYETNKREYNYNPYLCIYCGACVDECPKADEGCLVQDDTTTPVLGRELPKDKKLGYLVNRVENPKELEKAWDELEKRAKKSREEYAEFKKQQRLKKQREKKAAEAKKKAEEQKENTSSTNTENKPS, encoded by the coding sequence ATGATTAAGATGTTTATTGAAAGTTTTAAAAATATGTTTCAAAAGCCAGATACTATAAAGTATCCATTTGAGCCTTCTCCTCCTCCAAAAGGGAGATATAGAGGGACTATTTTATATGAAGAATCTTTATGTATTTTTTGTGATAAATGCGAAAATGTATGTCCTCCTGGGGCAATTTTATTTGAGATTGTAGATTATGAAACAAATAAAAGAGAATATAACTACAATCCATATTTGTGTATTTATTGTGGTGCGTGTGTAGATGAGTGTCCAAAAGCGGATGAAGGTTGTTTAGTTCAAGATGATACAACAACACCTGTATTAGGTAGAGAATTGCCAAAAGATAAAAAACTTGGATATTTAGTAAATAGAGTTGAAAATCCAAAAGAACTTGAAAAAGCATGGGATGAATTAGAAAAAAGAGCTAAAAAAAGCAGAGAAGAGTATGCTGAATTTAAAAAACAACAAAGATTAAAAAAGCAACGAGAAAAAAAAGCAGCAGAAGCTAAGAAAAAAGCTG